In Gammaproteobacteria bacterium, the following are encoded in one genomic region:
- a CDS encoding Mth938-like domain-containing protein, which produces MKLQLDTGGSHAILSYTATAIRLPTLSLERSFILCPDRLIADWAPQTLAELSPGHFDPVIALDPEIVLLGTGARLCFPAASILAPLRIRQIGVEVMDTPAACRSYNVLSGEGRRVVAAFFMIHLNP; this is translated from the coding sequence TTGAAACTGCAACTCGACACCGGCGGCAGTCATGCCATCCTGTCTTATACCGCCACTGCGATCAGGCTCCCGACACTCAGCCTCGAACGCAGTTTCATTCTTTGCCCGGACCGGTTGATCGCGGACTGGGCGCCGCAGACCCTGGCCGAATTGTCGCCGGGGCATTTCGATCCGGTGATCGCGCTCGATCCGGAAATTGTATTGTTGGGCACGGGCGCCCGTTTGTGTTTTCCCGCCGCGAGCATCCTCGCGCCACTGCGCATCCGGCAAATTGGCGTTGAAGTAATGGACACGCCCGCCGCCTGCCGTTCCTACAACGTGCTGTCAGGCGAAGGGCGGCGTGTCGTGGCCGCCTTCTTCATGATCCACCTGAACCCTTAA